The Polyangium aurulentum genomic interval CAGCCCGGGAGCACGAGGAGGGCGAGGAGGGGCGCGGTCGCGAAAGCAAGCGGTCGCATCGGTCGCGATGATCGCAGAGCGAGCGCCCGCTTGCCAGCGCTTCGAATTCGGTGTGATCCCGGAAAACAGGTGCGGTTGGGGCGGATGTCAACGCGACGTCAGAACCCGGCCTCGTGCATGGCGTCGCTGTTGATGTCGAGCGAGATCGCGCGTCGGGCGGGAGCGGGGGCGGCGGACGCGGCGGCGGCGCTGCGCCTGGCCTTCGTCATGGTCTGGGCGGCGGCCATGACGCGCTTCTTCTCGGACTCGTCGCGGACGCTCGAGGCGGCGGAGGCGAGGCGCTCCTCGGCCTGTGCGAGCGCGGCGTCGGCGGCCTTGAAGTCGCCGCGGTTGACGTCCTGCGCGGCGGCGATCGCGATCTGCGCGGCCTCCTGCACGGCGGCGATCGAGCGGGTGCGGGCGTTCTCGCGGCTCGCGACGGCCGTCGCGTCGTCGGTCATCTCGTAGCGGGCGACGACCTCCTGGACGCGCTCGATGCCGCCGTCGGACGGATCGCGGAAGTGCAGGCGGACGCTGGCGAGCGGGTGCGCGCCGGGCGTGGCGGTGTCGGAGACGCGGGCGCGGACGAGCATCTCGCGGTGCTGCCCGCCGAACATGGCGCCGAGCGGGACGCGCAGCGCGCCTCCGGAGACGGGCACGGCGCGCACGCCGGGGACGCTCATGAGCGTGACGCCGGGGGCGGGGACGATCTCGACGAAGGCGTCGGTGGCGCGCGTGCCGGCGAAGAGGCGCGTCTCCTCGGCGAGGACGCGGGTCATGTCGTCGGGGGAGGCGATATGGTGCATGCGGCCCGAGGAGCGCACGGCGAGGGCGTTCAAAGCGCGCTCGTCGTAGTCGAGGCCGACGCCGATCGCGGTGACCTGGATGCCGTGATCGGCGCCGCGCTCGGCCATCTCGCCGAGCAGCTCGGTCGAGGTGGGTCCGACGGTCGCGACGCCGTCGGAGATGACGACGACGCGGCGGACGGCGTGCGATGCGGGCGACGAAGCGGCGCGCAGCTCGCCCATGCGCAATCCATCGAAGAGGTTGGTGCCGCCCGAGGCGCCGAGGTCGTCGATGGCGGCGCCGATCCAGCGGCGCGAGGTGGCGTCGAGGAGGGTGGGCGCGACGTGCGCGACCGACCTGTCGGAGAAGGCCTCGACGGCGACGATATCGCCGTCGTTCAAGCTATCCATCATGCGGCGCGCGGCGGCGCGAGCGTGCTCGATCTTGGGGCCGGCCATGGAGCCCGAGGTATCGACGACGAGGGCGACCGCGGTCTTTGCGCGCGCGGTGGCGGGCCCTTCGGGAACGTCGATCCAGACGCCGAGGAGCGTATCGTTTTTCCCGCGCAGAATGAGCTCGCTCGCGGGAGCGGCGCCGATCCAGGGGCCGGTTTGGCGGGGTCCATCGGCGGCGGGCGCGGTGTCTGTCCGGGCGGCGGTGAGCGCGTTGGAGCTGGTGTTTTCGGTGGAAACGGGTTTCGCCGCGCGGGAGGGCCCGTCCCCCCCTGCGATATGCGGCGCGGGGGCGGAGGCGCACCCAGCGAGGAACGAGGCCGAGATCAAACCGAAAACCACCCTGAACATGCGCGAGCTCCTTTCGACGGTCACACGCGTGCACCGAGCGCACACGCGGCCCTCGCCGGTTGCCCTGACCGGCGGCGGGAGCTGGTACGGATGGGGGGGAGGAAAGATCTGAGAGAAGTCGAAGAAGGCTACGCGCCGGCTCTGGGCGGCGGGTACACCTCCCCGGGCTGTCCCTGGGAGAGGAAGCGCAGGGCGTTCTCGAGGGTCGCGAAGCTCGGCATGCCGGAGGCGCGGAGGGTGGCGAAGTCGATCATCCGGGTCAGCGGGAGCTGGTCGAGCG includes:
- a CDS encoding vWA domain-containing protein, which translates into the protein MFRVVFGLISASFLAGCASAPAPHIAGGDGPSRAAKPVSTENTSSNALTAARTDTAPAADGPRQTGPWIGAAPASELILRGKNDTLLGVWIDVPEGPATARAKTAVALVVDTSGSMAGPKIEHARAAARRMMDSLNDGDIVAVEAFSDRSVAHVAPTLLDATSRRWIGAAIDDLGASGGTNLFDGLRMGELRAASSPASHAVRRVVVISDGVATVGPTSTELLGEMAERGADHGIQVTAIGVGLDYDERALNALAVRSSGRMHHIASPDDMTRVLAEETRLFAGTRATDAFVEIVPAPGVTLMSVPGVRAVPVSGGALRVPLGAMFGGQHREMLVRARVSDTATPGAHPLASVRLHFRDPSDGGIERVQEVVARYEMTDDATAVASRENARTRSIAAVQEAAQIAIAAAQDVNRGDFKAADAALAQAEERLASAASSVRDESEKKRVMAAAQTMTKARRSAAAASAAPAPARRAISLDINSDAMHEAGF